A window from Kluyveromyces lactis strain NRRL Y-1140 chromosome E complete sequence encodes these proteins:
- the HSV2 gene encoding phosphatidylinositol-3,5-bisphosphate binding protein HSV2 (weakly similar to uniprot|P50079 Saccharomyces cerevisiae YGR223C HSV2 Phosphatidylinositol 3 5-bisphosphate-binding protein predicted to fold as a seven-bladed beta-propeller displays punctate cytoplasmic localization) gives MLTRNPIVPENHVSNPIVDYEFNQDQSCLIVSTPKSFDIYNVHPLKRIMSQEMPDAGTIRMLHRTNYIAFVSTKKELLHIWDDVKKQDITRVKLDAAVKDLFLSREFIVVSQGDVISIFKFGNPWNKITEDIKFGGVCEFANGLLVYSNEFNLGQIHVTRLQTDAEQVVGKGVLVKAHANPVKMVRLNRKGDMVATCSQDGTLIRVFQTDNGVLVREFRRGLDRTSIIDMRWSPDGSKLAVVSDKWTLHVFEVFNDAENKRHVLKDWINIKYFQSEWSICNFKLKVSKGSNDCKIAWISDTGLVIVWPNRRLADTFKLNYNDDEHVWWLQLNQRNEIPL, from the coding sequence ATGTTGACTAGAAACCCTATTGTCCCCGAAAATCATGTTTCTAATCCGATTGTGGATTATGAATTCAACCAAGATCAATCATGCCTCATAGTATCGACACCAAAAAGCTTCGATATATACAACGTACATCCGTTGAAACGTATCATGAGTCAAGAGATGCCCGATGCTGGTACCATCAGAATGTTGCATCGCACAAACTACATTGCATTTGTTAGTACAAAGAAAGAGTTACTTCATATTTGGGATGACGTTAAGAAACAAGATATCACAAGAGTTAAGCTCGATGCTGCTGTTAAGGacttgtttctttcaaggGAGTTTATAGTAGTATCACAGGGCGATGTGATATCCattttcaagtttggtAACCCCTGGAATAAGATTACTGAAGACATTAAGTTCGGAGGAGTGTGCGAGTTTGCCAATGGATTGTTGGTGTACTCCAATGAGTTCAATCTGGGTCAGATCCACGTAACTAGATTGCAGACCGATGCAGAGCAGGTTGTTGGAAAAGGTGTCCTAGTGAAGGCCCATGCCAATCCAGTGAAAATGGTAAGATTAAATAGGAAAGGAGACATGGTTGCCACTTGTTCGCAGGATGGAACGCTAATTAGAGTTTTCCAAACGGACAATGGAGTCTTGGTTCGAGAGTTTAGAAGAGGACTGGACAGAACTAGTATTATAGATATGCGTTGGTCACCAGATGGATCAAAATTAGCTGTTGTCAGTGACAAATGGACGTTACACGTTTTTGAAGTGTTCAATGACGCCGAGAACAAGAGACACGTACTTAAGGATTGGATCAATATAAAGTACTTCCAAAGCGAGTGGAGCATTTGCAATTTTAAATTGAAGGTCAGTAAAGGATCCAATGACTGCAAAATCGCATGGATATCAGATACAGGTCTCGTTATAGTATGGCCCAATAGAAGGTTGGCAGATACTTTTAAATTGAACTACAACGATGACGAGCATGTATGGTGGCTCCAActaaaccaaagaaacgAAATACCCttataa